A DNA window from Candidatus Sulfidibacterium hydrothermale contains the following coding sequences:
- a CDS encoding glutamine--tRNA ligase/YqeY domain fusion protein yields MESAENSARSLNFIETIIEEDLRNHKNGGKVHFRFPPEPNGYLHIGHAKSICLNFGLAEKYHGPCNLRFDDTNPTKEDTEYVDSIKEDIRWLGFRWEGEPKYASDYFDQLYAWAVMLIKKGLAYVDEQTQEEISRQKGVPTRPGIESPYRNRPAEESLALFEQMKNGEVPDGAMVLRAKIDMSSPNMHLRDPIMYRVLHAEHHRTGKKWCIYPMYDFAHGQSDYIEGITHSLCTLEFEIHRPLYDWFLDQIAEEGRPRPRQIEFARLNLSYTVMSKRKLLELVEKKIVSGWDDPRMPTLSGMRRRGFTPEAIRDFSDRVGIAKRNNVIDVGLLEFSVREHLNKITPRVFGVLDPVKVIITNYPEDQTEMLTLINNPEDESAGTREVPFTRELYIERNDFMEDPPRKFFRLGPGREVRLKGAYIIKCEDYKKDENGNITEIYCTYDPETKSGSGVQRKVKGTLHWVSVRHAVDAEVRLYDRLFSDEDPAGHKDRDFKEFLNPDSLKILEHCKLEPSLKTVQPGDKFQFQRIGYFCVDKESTPEQLIFNRTVALRDSWKKR; encoded by the coding sequence ATGGAATCGGCTGAAAACAGCGCGCGGTCGCTCAATTTTATAGAGACAATTATCGAGGAAGACCTGCGCAACCATAAAAACGGCGGGAAGGTACATTTCCGGTTTCCGCCCGAACCGAACGGTTATCTGCATATCGGTCATGCCAAATCGATTTGCCTGAATTTCGGGCTGGCAGAAAAGTATCACGGGCCGTGTAACCTGCGCTTTGACGATACCAATCCAACCAAAGAGGATACGGAATATGTGGATTCGATTAAAGAGGATATCCGGTGGCTGGGGTTCCGCTGGGAAGGGGAACCGAAATATGCTTCGGATTATTTTGACCAGCTGTATGCGTGGGCGGTGATGCTGATAAAAAAAGGCCTGGCGTATGTAGATGAGCAGACGCAGGAAGAAATCAGTCGCCAGAAAGGGGTTCCGACACGGCCGGGTATTGAGAGTCCGTACCGGAATCGTCCGGCGGAAGAGAGCCTGGCACTGTTTGAGCAGATGAAAAACGGCGAAGTGCCCGACGGCGCCATGGTGCTGCGGGCCAAAATCGACATGAGCTCGCCCAACATGCACCTGCGCGACCCCATCATGTACCGTGTGTTGCATGCCGAACATCACCGTACCGGCAAAAAATGGTGTATTTATCCTATGTACGACTTCGCCCACGGGCAGTCGGATTACATAGAAGGGATTACGCACTCGCTGTGTACGCTGGAATTTGAGATTCACCGGCCGTTGTACGACTGGTTTCTGGACCAGATTGCCGAAGAGGGACGGCCACGGCCGCGACAGATTGAGTTTGCCCGGCTGAACCTGAGCTATACGGTGATGAGTAAACGAAAACTGCTGGAACTGGTGGAAAAAAAGATTGTATCGGGCTGGGACGACCCGCGGATGCCAACCCTTTCGGGAATGCGGCGGCGGGGCTTTACGCCGGAAGCTATCCGCGATTTTTCGGACCGTGTGGGCATTGCCAAACGGAACAACGTGATTGACGTGGGACTGCTGGAATTTAGCGTGCGTGAGCATCTGAACAAAATCACCCCGCGGGTTTTCGGCGTGCTCGACCCGGTGAAAGTCATCATCACCAACTACCCGGAAGACCAAACGGAAATGCTGACGCTGATTAACAATCCGGAAGATGAAAGTGCCGGCACGCGCGAAGTACCGTTTACACGGGAACTGTATATCGAACGCAACGATTTTATGGAAGATCCGCCGCGGAAGTTTTTCCGCCTGGGACCGGGCCGCGAGGTACGCCTGAAAGGGGCTTACATCATCAAATGCGAAGATTATAAAAAAGATGAAAACGGCAACATCACCGAAATATACTGCACTTACGACCCCGAAACCAAAAGTGGCAGCGGCGTACAACGCAAAGTGAAAGGTACGTTGCACTGGGTATCGGTAAGGCATGCAGTGGATGCTGAAGTGCGGCTGTACGACCGGCTGTTTTCGGATGAAGATCCGGCCGGGCACAAAGACCGTGATTTTAAAGAGTTTCTGAACCCCGATTCGCTGAAAATTTTGGAACATTGCAAGCTGGAACCTTCGCTGAAAACGGTACAACCGGGCGACAAATTTCAGTTTCAGCGCATTGGCTATTTCTGCGTGGACAAAGAGAGTACGCCGGAACAGTTGATTTTTAACCGGACGGTGGCACTGCGCGACAGTTGGAAGAAGAGATAG